A window of the Schistocerca nitens isolate TAMUIC-IGC-003100 chromosome 5, iqSchNite1.1, whole genome shotgun sequence genome harbors these coding sequences:
- the LOC126260183 gene encoding glycerol-3-phosphate dehydrogenase, mitochondrial isoform X2: protein MASHVRRLAVSGLAFGAGAYAVTTFLKENDLNVQAAEVKNKPRAKRHLPPRSDQIKSLQSEDFDVLIIGGGATGSGCALDAVTRGLKTALVEADDFACGTSSRSTKLIHGGVRYLQKAIMNFDIEQYRMVKEALHERANMLHSAPHLTRPLPIMLPVYTYWEIPYYWFGIKMYDFVAGTQTVKSSYYLSKSNALELFPMLQGDKLRGAIVYYDGQQDDARMNLAIALTATRHGATVANHVRVTSLLKDKDKDGKEILCGAHLKDELTGQEWDVKAKCIINATGPFTDHIRKMADAKAKEICCPSSGVHIVLPGYYSPDQMGLLDPNTSDGRVIFFLPWQKHTIAGTTDLPCQVTAHPKPTEDEIMFILEEVKNYLNPDVEVRRGDVLSAWSGIRPLVSDPNKEDTQSLARNHIIHVSDNKLVTIAGGKWTTYRAMAEHTIDAAIKACNLKPVHEKSQTDGLLIEGAHGWTPTMYIRLVQDFGLECEVAQHLANSYGDRAFAVAKLASLTGKRWPIIGKKVHPEFPYIDAEIRYAVREYACCAVDVIARRLRLAFLNVQAAQEALPGIVEIMAEELKWDEKKKKEEIALASEFLANEMGQMVNRASRDKLPINLSKEEIQTYIKRFQIIDKDRKGYVSINDIRRGLKELEIRLTDEEIHNVLTEVDTDCHGRIELADYIKVTF, encoded by the exons ATGGCCTCACATGTTCGAAGACTGGCAGTTAGTGGACTGGCTTTTGGGGCAGGAGCATACGCTGTTACGACCTTTCTTAAAGAAAATGATTTGAAT GTACAAGCTGCTGAAGTGAAAAACAAACCGCGTGCAAAAAGACACCTGCCACCACGATCAGATCAAATTAAGTCATTGCAGTCTGAAGATTTTGATGTACTAATAATTGGAGGTGGTGCTACCGGCTCGGGTTGTGCACTGGATGCTGTTACTAGAG GTCTGAAGACAGCACTGGTGGAAGCTGATGACTTCGCTTGCGGCACAAGTAGCCGCAGTACGAAACTCATTCACGGCGGTGTTCGGTATCTGCAAAAGGCCATTATGAATTTTGACATTGAGCAGTATCGTATGGTAAAAGAAGCCCTCCATGAGAGAGCTAACATGTTACATTCGGCACCACATTTAACTCGACCACTACCAATTATGTTACCAGTATACAC GTATTGGGAAATTCCATACTATTGGTTTGGCATCAAAATGTACGACTTCGTTGCTGGGACACAAACTGTTAAGAGTTCATACTATCTGTCAAAATCTAATGCACTTGAGCTGTTCCCAATGCTGCAGGGAGACAAGCTACGTGGAGCTATTGTATATTATGATG GCCAACAAGATGATGCACGCATGAATCTGGCAATAGCTCTGACGGCCACAAGACATGGAGCAACAGTAGCAAATCATGTTCGTGTGACAAGCCTTTTGAAAGACAAAGACAAAGATGGGAAAGAAATTCTGTGTGGAGCACATTTGAAAGATGAACTGACTGGTCAAGAATGGGATGTgaaagcaaaatgcataattaatgcTACAGGGCCATTTACAGACCATATACGAAAGATGGCTGATGCTAAGGCAAAAGAAATATGCTGCCCTAGCTCAGGGGTTCACATTGTGCTTCCTGGTTATTATAG TCCAGATCAGATGGGTCTCTTGGATCCCAATACTTCTGATGGGCGTGTCATTTTTTTCCTCCCATGGCAAAAGCATACAATAGCAGGAACAACTGACCTGCCATGCCAGGTCACAGCACATCCCAAGCCAACTGAGGATGAAATCATGTTCATATTGGAAGAAGTGAAGAATTACCTTAATCCTGATGTGGAAG TGAGAAGAGGAGATGTTCTATCAGCATGGAGTGGAATAAGGCCACTGGTATCGGACCCAAATAAGGAAGACACACAGTCATTGGCAAGAAATCACATCATTCATGTCAGTGACAATAAGCTTGTGACAATTGCTGGAGGCAAATGGACAACTTACAGAGCAATGGCTGAACATACAATTGATGCAGCTATTAAAG CGTGCAACCTGAAGCCAGTTCACGAGAAGTCTCAAACTGATGGACTGCTCATTGAGGGAGCTCACGGATGGACACCTACCATGTACATTAGACTTGTGCAGGACTTTGGTCTTGAATGTGAAGTTGCTCAACATCTTGCTAATTCCTATGGTGACCGAGCCTTCGCAGTTGCAAAGTTGGCATCCCTCACAGGGAAACGGTGGCCTATTATTGGGAAGAAGGTACACCCGGAGTTTCCTTACATTGATGCAGAG aTCCGATATGCAGTAAGAGAATATGCTTGCTGTGCTGTTGATGTGATTGCAAGACGGCTGCGGTTAGCTTTCCTCAATGTCCAGGCTGCTCAGGAAGCTCTTCCTGGTATTGTTGAAATTATGGCAGAAGAATTAAAGTgggatgaaaaaaagaaaaag GAGGAAATAGCACTTGCCTCAGAATTCCTTGCAAATGAGATGGGCCAGATGGTCAACAGAGCTTCAAGAGACAAATTACCTATCAATCTTAGTAAAGAAGAAATTCAAACATACATAAAGAGATTCCAGATAATTGATAAAGATCGTAAGGGATATGTATCGATCAATGACATCAGACGAGGACTGAAG